The genomic window atgacaatttataaattttgctaTTCACTATTTCAGTGCACTAACAGTACTGTGCAGTCACTTACGAAATGTGTCCATAacgatgtaaattaaatagtacgATAATTGTTCAAttgtcaattttataataatttataagcaataaaAACGATAACATAAAACCGgatttaccataatataaactataggtacctaatacctatgttTATAATCAGATCGATCACCGATTAAGCGGTgttgatatttgtttttgtacggATTTATAACATTgccaaataggtataatatggaaATGTTGATAAACCTACGAAATATCCATCATTGCCTATCCTCTATTCATTGTCAACAATAACTAAGCTATCACGACAATTTctgaattatcatattttccggtaacatatacctacatatttaattaatgttttaggtTCTTAGTGAAACAATGCAGTGTATTCCTACGATATACGATACACGTTATGCTTATTGCATATGacgtgtttaataaattaaggttttatattttaaatttggtcaTCCtagataagttttattttgaatttatgagACGTCAGTTTCAatatgtatttgatattttttaatgtatatactaaatatttgtaatgttataaaatcgtttttatatcTGAGCGGTAACATAACACGAAAttggtgttttattatttaaaaacgaacaataatagttataacgattgccaattaattaaatgcagGCATATCTGGCATACATAGTAATGtggttatacatacatttatagttaTGGACTATGGcattaatgcattataatatattaatatacctgtGTGTGCCTTGGTATAAACAGGTGTGATGGAGAACATGTACAACAGCGATAGTTCGTCATCGGCTTCGCCACCACACATGCAAGTCACGACGCATGGGCATGGCCAACACCAAGTTCCTCTGAATTCGACGGCAGCGATTACTACCCCAACCGTACCAGTCACACCTTACCTGAGCCAAGTGTGCAATTATGGACCAATATTCGCGTCACCTACATATGCACATCATAATTACTCACCGTTTCACGGATACGACAGGTAAATACCTACTACCAAACACTATACTTAcagtatttttgtataatatataatatagtgtatacaccatgtaatataatatataagtatagtgtCCATAGTATAGTGACGTAACtttgtacaatatttgtataaaaccaAGAAAACTGAGATACCTATAGCACCCCTATTTAGTCTCGTGACCAGTGATTGGTTCTAAAAGGTGTACTATGTGCTATATGTCTCTGGTCTCAGCTAAAAatccataataatttgtatcagTTGTATCTATGAGTCTATGACAGCTTTATAGCTgcactgtataaaatatacataatatagataaatatggtgatattaaaataattttaaactaaaatggaAAAGGCTAACAGGAATGAATCTAATTGATGAATGGGTGTCAACTACAATAGCAAGGGGTCAAAATTAGTGTTGGAATCACCATAGAGGTGAAGAACGTTACGGTGGCGCCCACTGATTGtctatgtatacctaataataaatataaacacatagacataatatagtatagtattgtCACTGTCAGACGGACAtatgaattcaaattatacgTTACGAGTCAAATGTACCgtgcaaacaaaataattgcgTCAATTAGTATACAGAAAGACTGAGCACATCTCAATCATCCAAGACTTAGAATTCTAAGTAATATCTAAGGACCTGTAGTTAATtgaattgttgattttttttttaattttactaaaataaaattcataaataaattagtgtaatagatattgaaataattttgtttcatgttgatatttttaaaataaaattttaccacaaaaaatgtaataattaaaatatttaagtatagtctttttttattgcaatactagcaaaatcaatatttaattatgatttaaattgcatatttgATATCTATATCAAATACCTGCAAGAAAATTCTATATCAATGGCTTTTTAAGAAGTAATGTTCAAAATTTCTAAGGTATTTGTGCGTATTACGTAGTATAATCACtgcacaatataaaaatgattccaGAACactaattaaacatattttaatttgtttacttgAAATCGATCTctcttcttattttttaaattctatattacttttgtttaataaattgtcaatttCGTAATCATGTTTAAAAAGAATTCTAGAAAtgaagtttgataaaatatgatgaataggatgatcaatttaaaatttaaacttagtaACAAATTGAgttatgttttcaaatttctTATCTCGTATACTATTTTTGTTCATACAATTGGCGAAATAacgtatgtttttataaacattaagcaTTAGTACTAAATTCCCTTAAGttaattcgataaaatataattattattgatttactcaaaaatcatcttatagtttaataaatttataatatgaattattttatatttataatttatattatattaatttacgattttcatttaagaaaagaaaaaatggaaattttaaaatttgtttttttaatctctatacctatatagattaCATCAAAAGAATTCTAACACTGAAATAGCGACCGGATACCACATGTCTTACCAGCATCATTACCATCATAGACCTTCCACGTTTCACGGAGCTCAAAAAACATCCAATACATATTTGCAAAATGATTACGCACCCAGGTAGAACGATGCGTTCTCGTCGAAACggttaattagtttaattttatccttattaatgtatactgtatatattatatattatataaataaatattaaatattaagttgcataatataaatttaggtggaattaaaatttgtataaattattgaacgggattgtatacttatgtaaatagaatatagaaaattataacgtctaatacattttattttaattactaatattaaactttgtttaaatgttgtttagaattttaaataaaaaagaaaggaCGTGAATGACGATagtttaggtattataattataataatattaatagttgtaGCTACTTActttaagttataagttaataacttTAAGAGTAAGTATACGTTCCAGAtttcaaattacatattttctatcatgttattattataattaaattattagtgtgatacacataatatatgaacgtTATTGGCAAATAcaggtaatattgtaattataaaatactttatcttttgtaatttattcgttttactaagacaataaaattgtcacgatattaaaaattgtttttatctttCAGTTGAGTTTACTtcgttttatacattaataacaaCACTGAACCTAAAACACAAAAGCCATTACAGCATAATTCCAATAGTTATGTTTCTGGTTAGAATGTTAGATTacctttaaaatacaaaatacaagaaACATGTCGAGTTTTGAACACCCTTATAACATCTTCTACGTATATGTGTTGCAATGACTGATGGCGGGTAGGTGCAGAGGTCGCGTGTGCCTGTACCCGATACCACCCGTGTGTTTCCAGCAGCCCATTAAGGGGTAGAAATCACTCTACCTCTATCCCACAGCCGTTAGAGTCTAAACGATTTTTACAAGACGACGGTTTTAGTTTCCGTGCACTAACATTTAATCATTATCGAGGTCGTCAGGGACTCAAACCATAACATCGTCCCatgactatttattttaatttcagagatttattttcacataaacatttggttcAAAAACTcgagaaaaaatatcaatcactttaaactaataactaaactATACCAAAAACcaacttaaatttttcttttcaaattataaatgtaattcagTGACAGtgcattatttcatttttttttataaaattctgtttaaaaaacattctatttattattcattattaatgttataaattattaaacctggttagattaaaaataatttagtaaatcatgtttttttttattttttttaatgtctttaagagaaattttaaagtataattagttGTTAGTGTATAGTTCACTTTTAACGGCTTAACCACATTGAGAGTTGAGACATCATCAAAATCTGcaatatatagattttatttatttttgatgacaccgcatgtacatttttaacgtCACTACTCACGAGTAAGATATtctagaatattaaatatattaggtgCTAAGATTAGTGTTAGTAAACGGCACAGTGATAATGCGTAATAGccgttaaaatacttatatgacTTGCAAAGGGTATGACGATATACTACATTAAGTTTACATCCGCGAGTATTGAAGTCGTATTACCAACCATgtcaacataaaaaaacttcaaaagaACTTGTTTTATAGGCTcagtttttattctattaggtatatggtaatataatatatataatatacatatattgtatgcTGTTTCGACCCATTATTTCAATTGTAAAGTAGTTTTCTATTAATCGAATTCTAGCAAATCatagtttatttgtttatttacaatatattatttatataacattgcaTAATTATGTACCGAcaattataacaacaataattactaatgCTCTATATCACCtgtaagattttaaataatattgttcttacatgatatttttaattattatcctgattaaaataagttacaatatggataaagaaaaataattataattatataagttggtattatataatatagaaacacCGGGTGGGCTACcgtatttaacaattatgaaCTATACTACAAcgataccataatataaaatatttcaatacctaTGTGTATAACTATGTAAATGTGAAGAAAAACTGAAGAAATATTAccagacaattattattatgtaattgaaatagttaaaaattaatcagtaattattttgaacatccAAAATACCCACTGGTAAGTATACCTGGATCAAAATAACAGTACGtagtgtattttaaacatatttaatatgttatactcattcgttaagttatataatatatatatatatattatatacacgcttatttaattaatgtttttttgcataatataaccATACGTCCATACTATaggtgtaataatatgtattttactattattcaaaataatcataatattattctctttTCAGACGCGCGCAccgacataattattatggtccATGCCAACGAAAATATTGGGGTTAATAACAAACATGTGCCGTTGTGGCGGTGGGAACGATGCGGTGTCGGTGGCTGCTGATTCGATGGTGGTGCAATGCGCGCGGCAGCAGATAAAGTagttaatgttatttagtGAGACACAAAGCTCTATTTCGTCTCAGAGTCTGATTGTAATTTACAACGATTTGTATCTACAAATAGACAAGCCGCCGCCGAGAGGAATGCCGCGTGTGCGCTTTGCGCGGTCGTTTTTGGCGGGTGCAACGTCGGtgcagtaaatatatttaatataatatatatagttaatagaaTATACATATGTGTACGATGTTTCAAAAAGTGTTAAAATACGatcataaatgaaaaaacaataatagttattagtcCAATGATTTTAAGAAATGTTTTTGTACCTACACAAGATGCGTAGAACatcgaaaattgaaaattgaaaaaaatcgaaaaatgcaCTGTTAGTATGTGTAGTATGTGTGATTGTGTTATATttgatacatgtatatatattatatatatttatgttatattgtagaTCAAACATGCAATTTTACAAGGTTTCGTAAATTAATAAGTGATCTATATTCTACATACTAGGTATTCGCATGAATTTGTAAAAAAGTGTATTATCAAACTGAAATAAATTGATTGGCTTCATTGGTGTAATTTGGTCATGTTTATAGGGgggatgaaatatttttacattttgccTATCCCCCCTCccctcaaaaaaaattgtacttatcATAAGCATCTCTTTTCAgtgcaataaatgtatataagtatacatgtgacactaaaacaaataattataaaatattcaaattcaataatatacaataatatcagtaataaatgtagttaaccaggtttttttttttttaaaaaaaagtcaagaGAGGAATACGACACCCAAATCCCGCCCGTAATTACTCCACTCATTGGTTTTTGTTcattcattattgttattttacgtagaagtatagaacaattttaaaaaaaggcagtacatatttcatacaaatacaacatattattattagtatagtaaataaaaataatataatattttattttttaaaatttgaaatggtATATTTACCTAATAGTTATACAGGACTAATGTTATAGATCGAACAATTTCtcatgcattttaaaaacaatagtacgtataatatatacctagctttattgtgttatgtatattagtaattaactgtataataatatgattattaaaataccccATGAAAGGTCAAATGTGTAAAAGTATAATCACAATgacaatgattaaatattaaaaattaaagtgcaatatagaatttaaaatacatcgataataataataaaagtttgaatcaacattaattaaataaataatacctatttccGAGTgagtcaaaacaaaaattaaaattaaaatttgaacgtaACATTTGAACTATTGGATTCTTTgaatggtaaatattatagaatgtaaatttttataaaataatggtagacaattttaagtattcataacaagtattttttaataagatacttttctaaaattactgaacaattaataagattatttgcctatttctaaataaaaattaatatattcagtcTCATCCactgtttaagtatttaacaaaagtaataaaccatattataccaatatacctatttataatattcaatgagcAATCTTAAATAgctatctaattaaaaaatatatatatcttccATAGAAAAGTATAAgcgttatttcaattttttaaatgtttcaaataaaatagaactataacattattaattatatgacatattatttttaatttataatacatccatatttaaatactataaaattgtctagaatatgctttttttataaaaaaataatagaatcttcatcaatttaataattatgtcaattgaaattaatataatattagctaaaaaaattaattaatttataaatagtataaatacctatgatattatcatacttaaacaaatcaataatataatggtgacCAGAGTAACAAAATTCACATAAAATGAGAACGAGCATAACAAGCTCGTTACCTAATACATGTTTCTACGATTGTATACCTACGTGTTATAGAAACcgctataattaaaatttcaatcttaaaaacttgttttatattttttgttttaatgggCTCATTCTAAATAGGTAGTCTGAGTTCAAAAAGATGAAATTTGAAATGACGCCATACATTTCAAACTTTAACAAACTTTTGGTAAATTATggtgaacatatttttttacaattaaaaatatatcaagtaatttttttaaacactaaaaccaatttaaaaaataaatatttgcaaatatataatatattacctttgGTTAGATCAAAAGAAGTATAACAAACTCAAAGTCTGCGTGTCCGTCTATAAGTTGGTACATTATAGTCTTCGTTATATCATCACTGGTAAGGATACTTATGATAGTTCGATAATTTGAACCAAAATTCATTACctagtcataatattaaagaatatcttctaatatttatataactctatatgctatgttaataatttggacATCATAGGATAGTATGACCTTttcttgttattaaaattaaacgttaCTTTCTAAGTagagaaaattattatgttaatataaacaatatattatctcaaaatagttaaaataatattttaaatgttttcactTATTTTAGATGATAAAGGCTGTAAGTGGTTTTGAAAAATGGTGTTTGTGTAACGACTATTATAGTTGTCCTGTTGTCACAGATTTAATACATGTATCAAATTTAGAAGATCGGTTTCACGAATTTCGTaagtgaaatatatataatatttattataaaatatatatatatgcagcAATTGCATGaacaagaaattaattttatccacaaaaatattttacaccatAGAaactattactaataatatgccAACCGCCTAATAAACAGAccattatctaaatataataataatcaacataataaaGTTACGCGTGtggtatttacaattattattaagctattaattgtttgttataGTGATGATGTGTATACTACATAGTTACGCATTAGgtgtttcataatatacatgcaatattataatattattatgattcgtcttataaattatcattaataatatcaaattgatAAGTATAGTAagaataataagtaggtactacaaTTAactatagacataatatattgcatgaaaaaagtttatgttaaaaaaagccattggtattttaactaatataactattatagtatatttaaattgtatgtaaacaaaaacgatagttgcatattattatgaattgtgCATTCGAATTTCGatcaattataaacattaattttagttgaaaaaattaattacaaataaagcatcagaaatattttttttatttttattgaacaaaagTATATACACGAGACAaaattatagcctataggaaataatatacaagtaacgAATACAATATGAATAAGAGAAAACTAGAaggaaaaatgaataattataaataggtatctactatttatacctattttttaggTACCCATCGGTtaagaaattttattgaaaaaaatgttgatgaatacgttttgattattattattgttatcattatagtTTTGACTTTGTAAAACGTTATCGGAATTATTTACTGAATATAGAAAAgagattaatgtattatattatagtagatactatttatatactagttatgtaatattaattgtttctaccacatattttgataaattatgtacttgtTTGCAGTCATATGTCATTTCAAAGAGTATTGGGGATATGCTTACACTACTACATCAACGATTTGTGATATTTTGGTGATTATTGCTGCTCTTATCCGGGTaagatgttattaatttactaataagtagtaagaataagtatacattttaaataaatgttaaattcttattagcatatcttatacaatatataatatatatttatatttactaaaatattgatattttaagataaaactgtataatatgatacacaatattcatatttgatttttttatgtatactatcttatttttatgtactataataataataatacgtatagcgTACATggataaaaattctaattattacATCATTCAATCAAAATTTCAGAATTATCATCAACTGGTATACCCGTGGCTATGTATTAAAGGAATAACTTTGATTGGGGAAatgttgtgtattttaaaGGAATACTGCATGAACGACTGTAAGCCAACTACGTTGCAGTTAGTAGTTTTAGGTATGTAAAttgttaagaataaatattaaaattattaagttatttaaattgttttttcataattttttataaatatttaagtttttatatacctaatctaTATTCtacatattactttaaaaaagtttgtaaGTCGATAATATGGGTGTAGGTGCACTTCTTTCTCTCGAACcgtttaaactaatttattaagtttatttaattattatagattatatttatataatatggatataaattatcattaaggtatattatgatagtctAGCGTTAAGACAACACAACTAAGAAGAACTTTTCGTAACGTTTGGcacatcaaataaaatataacacccTTTCCCGCATCCACCAGCAGCAACACCTGGGTCTTGCAATTCTGTTGTGCTACTGTATTTAGGTATCTGATAAAATtagaacattttcaaaattattcatgAGACTTAGATAGGAAAATTatgttcaattaatatattttagatttgcattaaaaacctttattattattaattgaatattacttgagatggtttttttttaatttgagctGGGTTAAAGAAAAGACCCACTCACTAATTTCATACTTtaagtattcattttaaaccattacatataaatgttatttaagtatctacctatttaaacatttaacctTAACGTTATAgctagtaaattaattaattaatcatataagCATTaccataaatattgaaaacattaccattatttttcgtatataaaTAGCAACAATCAATTTgtgtttatacatacatatttaacgtaattttgtatatttttataacaaacaagtgatcttttaatattaataggtattaaacattttaacttttttagcGCACGCATCTTACAGTtggtactttatttatatatggaGCTCATAACAGAAGTGGcaaatgaataatgtattaacataGATATAAAATCAGAACATTTGGTCTTACAAATCATAAGTATTActgaatacttaattaaatctaaatataataaaaatgaatgaatcCCATGTTGTATATAAAAGGAATAATTTGgatatattgatatacttataggtataatgatctagtcgtattattttagtcattataattattattttaatacatttttttgtgtatttttttttttttttttttggaggtGATTTTTGTACTATGAactgcatataataatttattaatgtttagcaaataaaaatatttactcttttaattgaaaataaatcatcgTTTTTACAAGTATAAACACAATTACATGGATTGTGGATAGCCGCCTGATGTCGGGTATGAAGTCTTTCTTTCAAAATACTGTCTTGTTGCCattttaaccataataataatatattaatccacattatataataacgtgtCACAGGCAACAGCCGATAAAATACTTGGAAAAAtgctttaatataaattgtacatatattaaatgtttgatttagCTACTGTTACAGCCTCTTGAATACGAGGAGGCAGCAagatcttatatattataccaagcGTATATAAACGCGTTTCAAGTGCGTGTAACCGACAAACAATAGATGCAGCAGTGTTGCATAaagtgtataggtatacctatttaattatttattacacaacataaatatactttatattcgACCACTATACTACCAAATTCGAGAGATTTTTCAATAGTACATTTGATTGACAATTGTATTTcagttgattataatttattcattaatacttaataggtaggtatttaataactctggggtgattcttttaacagtaaatactaaacacttattatcttttaaaatataatcgttttagaaaatatttgttaaacatagataatttatagttactatattattcttcagtatctaaaatacaaataaatgaagGCACACATCCCGTTTTTTCTCAGTTTTtcccattttattattaaataataaaagggaTATTTGTTCTCTCTGCTCCCCGAAGTATATAcaggatataatttaaaactaaaaggcAAAAAAACTATCATACTGAAGATTgagacattttattattttttttatatataatatatagtgtgcatataaaaaaaatttaaaacacatctCATTGTTACAATATAGTACACTTATCCCTCcgcttataaatttaaaatttacaaatttgcgTTGTCATTCAAATAAGTAAAcaggtatacctacttacttaaaaaaaaataattattaaaaaatagaacttaaaaaaaagtttgatctATAATAAGActtcaattaattatgtataacaattaaatttactacttaattaaatgtttatacttttcGAGATAACAAGTATTTACTGTTAAAAGCTTAATCGCCCTACagataatagaatatttgctgatgttataattatatgtagatTCACATTAtcacgataaatatttttcagcaaCAACATAACAGTaacaaacataacattttccCCCAAAATTAGACTAATAATCtaagtatagtaatattgtatacaacacCCAACCTCCTCCTTACATTAATGCCTCTCCACCATAAACAAATATCccagtgattattattatgaactaatATGAAGCCCGGATCCCACTTCTCAAATATAAGCTcgtgttcatattattttttatcatatatcaaCATACCACATTGCTGACAGGTTGTACGTGACTTAATTATATGAACGCTTTTTATTGAACTTCGGAAACAACCTGCtttcaaataattgataacattCACTGGACTCacgagtaatataatataattatgtacaacatgaattataatatacgtaaattacatttaactatatagCTGAGAATaaatgtgatataataatattatgagtttatgaggggaaaacatatataaactACTCGCATAGCTAGccgtaggtataattatactaatatacaatacattatgatatatttatatataatttgtttttcaacattattttactcatAGACTTATAATGTATCTTGTATCTTAttgtgctatataatatatataaaacaatttcgaccatttagttgttttttaattatttgttatacgcATAATTTTTTCACTCGATTAAAAAAGCTTCAATATGTAACGCAAAATTcttcaaaagttatttttatcaattaaactacctatatcaaaaatacattattattttttataagcattatttaaattacatgtttttatgtaataaatagtattatgaacttaaactttattaaaaattaaaataatatttataaaaattgtaaaatgttaaactaatgaactactcataatataatactttacaaatattatagttcttaataatatagttatt from Aphis gossypii isolate Hap1 chromosome 1, ASM2018417v2, whole genome shotgun sequence includes these protein-coding regions:
- the LOC114126029 gene encoding uncharacterized protein LOC114126029, with protein sequence MKFEMTPYISNFNKLLVNYGEHIFLQLKIYQIKRSITNSKSACPSISWYIIVFVISSLMIKAVSGFEKWCLCNDYYSCPVVTDLIHVSNLEDRFHEFLICHFKEYWGYAYTTTSTICDILVIIAALIRNYHQLVYPWLCIKGITLIGEMLCILKEYCMNDCKPTTLQLVVLAHASYSWYFIYIWSS